The following are encoded together in the Phaseolus vulgaris cultivar G19833 chromosome 9, P. vulgaris v2.0, whole genome shotgun sequence genome:
- the LOC137822389 gene encoding uncharacterized protein has product MVPTTSNCISESQPQKERRRQELMECLVHTEQSRHIIRMGPEAFIKLCERIRGTGLVKDAYRSTVEEQVAKFLHIIGHNVKNRSVSFFFHRSGETVSRHFHNVLSAILRLEGEFLIQPNGTVVEPHILNNSRFFPYFKDCLGAIDGSHVRADAPHFRGRKDWPTQNIFVACDFDMKFTYVLAGFMLKRNIITPYRGVRYHLKEYSRRGPQNAKELFNHRHSSLRNVIERTFGVLKKRFPIIASGTEPHYDVDTMTKIVLACCILHNFLRGIDNDESLLEELDNELLEQDVQSSTTHAREHDYRIGCDIRDVIANEMWQDYMDRGKNVASNSSGSYREFTKWTTEMDLILLNAIIDEVRKGCRIDGSWTTQGYTNIVMALNEAGLSGLKKNNVKNRQKSLKDRWREIHDLFGGLSGFAWNQTTKLFEAEDEVWSELIKAKPSAAKWRFNPIRHYDLMEELWSNDRATGSQVRTTHDMNSPPDMTNFSVNLGENNMDYIPEQPNFEEADDYVPRSPAAQFQSSDTPSDTPSNTPSMPSAGSAGTSSSRGSKRKGPTMM; this is encoded by the exons ATGGTGCCTACTACAAGCAACTGTATCAGTGAGTCTCAACCACAAAAAGAGCGTCGCAGACAAGAATTGATGGAGTGCTTGGTTCACACTGAACAATCTCGTCACATTATTCGCATGGGACCGGAAGCTTTCATTAAATTATGTGAACGAATACGGGGAACTGGACTTGTTAAAGATGCATATCGATCAACCGTGGAAGAACAAGTAGCGAAATTTCTGCACATTATTGGGCATAATGTGAAGAATCGAAGTGTGTCATTTTTTTTCCATCGGTCTGGAGAAACAGTTTCCCGtcactttcataatgttttgaGTGCAATTTTAAGGTTGGAGGGGGAATTCTTAATTCAACCAAATGGAACGGTTGTAGAACCACACATCCTTAACAACAGTCGATTTTTCCCCTACTTTAAG GATTGTTTAGGGGCCATAGATGGGAGTCATGTACGTGCTGATGCGCCTCATTTTCGAGGGAGAAAAGATTGGCCAACCCAAAACATATTTGTAGCCTGTGACTTTGACATGAAGTTCACATATGTCTTAGCCG GTTTTATGTTAAAACGAAATATAATAACACCTTATCGCGGGGTGAGATACCATTTGAAAGAATATTCGCGAAGAGGGCCACAAAATGCAAAAGAGTTGTTTAATCATCGACATTCATCACTTAGGAACGTAATTGAGAGAACCTTTGGGGTGcttaaaaaacgttttccaattaTAGCCAGTGGGACTGAGCCACATTATGATGTGGATACTAtgacaaaaattgttttagcttgttgTATTCTGCATAACTTTCTACGCGGGATCGACAATGATGAGTCTCTGCTTGAAGAATTAGATAATGAATTGTTAGAACAAGATGTCCAATCAAGCACCACCCATGCTCGTGAACATGATTACAGGATAGGGTGTGATATTAGGGACGTTATAGCAAACGAAATGTGGCAAgattat atGGATCGCGGAAAAAATGTggcttcaaattcatcaggttCTTATCGAGAGTTCACCAAGTGGACGACGGAGATGGACCTAATTTTGCTCAATGCAATTATTGACGAGGTACGAAAAGGGTGTAGAATTGATGGTAGCTGGACCACTCAAGGATACACTAACATAGTTATGGCTTTAAATGAGGCTGGTTTATCGGgtcttaagaaaaataatgtgaagAACCGGCAGAAAAGCCTGAAGGACAGGTGGAGGGAAATCCATGATTTGTTTGGTGGATTGAGTGGTTTTGCATGGAACCAGACCACCAAACTTTTTGAAGCCGAGGACGAAGTTTGGAGTGAGCTGATTAAG GCCAAACCATCTGCGGCAAAATGGCGTTTCAATCCCATTCGCCATTATGACCTCATGGAGGAGTTGTGGTCTAATGATAGAGCCACGGGAAGTCAGGTGAGGACAACCCATGACATGAATTCACCTCCTGACATGACCAATTTCAGTGTCAACCTTGGGGAGAATAATATGGATTATATCCCCGAACAACCCAACTTTGAGGAGGCAGATGACTACGTCCCACGATCACCTGCTGCTCAATTCCAATCTAGTGACACTCCTTCAGACACACCATCAAACACTCCTTCTATGCCGTCTGCTGGCTCTGCGGGCACATCCTCATCCCGAGGATCAAAGAGAAAAGGCCCCActatgatgtga